One window of Salmo salar chromosome ssa11, Ssal_v3.1, whole genome shotgun sequence genomic DNA carries:
- the sparta gene encoding LOW QUALITY PROTEIN: spartin a (The sequence of the model RefSeq protein was modified relative to this genomic sequence to represent the inferred CDS: deleted 2 bases in 1 codon): MSLAEPAELLLIRDQYDRALECLTRGLAADQAGQGPQALELYRRGRQHLTLGLEVPTRGPQNQGAPWDTARQLQQKMRETLTNISTRLANMETAGVGTAGQGGPALVDLVDLSAQCLYPTLGPLVPPMPLPDSSNPLPHLYPTLAPRATPTDSLSAGATGTTMAPSLPILPSLPLGLPGEQPPAYTPQPTDGHHSLAYSSRRSGSGAGGAEGGGTATARRRCRGDGEELLFLPRGVQMFFVSSDGQVSAPSYPGYLRVIRFSSHLKDMANGGASAFLHVCDWLYPLTPDTPVLLSTSGIFMFPDTMAGIPGSYVGVVLSSELPAADRHAFQDLLSQLTELRVQAPEEGAGSEIMNLSEKVPIDPPVEGAGAGTGEEELPLPEWSEKMSQGILAGAWWLSKGFVRGAEATGKAIQKGASKLREHITPENVPAEVSPGVTKGLHHAKQATGGAVRVSQFLVDGVCTVVGCVGEKLAPHVKKHGSKLIPESMKNTKDGRSNLDGAMVVAVSSMKGLSAMWTGLETGAKNIGKSVTSETVMTVKHKYGDDVSKATDTGIQSVINVGVAAFNVDNLGIKGVLKTAGKQSAKAVVKERNNTTQDTVGDHNHTVNGGPAEKEMWERKKDEEEKK, from the exons ATGTCGTTGGCAGAGCCAGCAGAGTTGCTGCTGATAAGGGACCAGTATGACCGTGCATTGGAGTGTCTGACCAGGGGCCTGGCGGCTGACCAGGCAGGACAGGGGCCCCAGGCCCTGGAGCTGTACAGGAGGGGCCGGCAGCACCTAACCCTGGGCCTGGAGGTCCCTACCAGGGGGCCACAGAACCAGGGAGCCCCCTGGGACACGGCCAGGCAGTTGCAGCAGAAGATGAGGGAGACTCTAACTAACATCAGCACCCGACTAGCTAACATGGAGACAGCAGGGGTGGGGACGGCGGGCCAGGGAGGGCCAGCATTGGTGGATCTAGTGGATCTCTCTGCCCAGTGCCTCTACCCCACCCTGGGGCCATTGGTGCCACCTATGCCGCTGCCTGATTcctccaaccccctcccccatctctacCCCACACTGGCACCCAGGGCTACCCCAACAGACAGCCTCTCTGCCGGGGCTACAGGCACCACCATGGCCCCCTCCCTGCCCATCCTCCCTTCCCTGCCCCTGGGGCTCCCAGGAGAGCAGCCCCCAGCCTACACCCCCCAGCCCACCGACGGGCACCACAGCCTGGCTTATAGC AGCCGGAGGAGTGGGTCTGGGGCTGGgggggcagagggtggggggACCGCCACAGCCCGACGGAGGTGTAGGGGGGACGGAGAGGAGCTTCTGTTCCTCCCTCGGGGGGTGCAGATGTTTTTCGTGTCGTCGGATGGCCAGGTGAGCGCCCCATCGTACCCGGGTTATCTACGCGTCATCAGGTTCAGCAGCCACCTCAAAGACATGGCCAACGGAGGAGCATCAGCCTTCCTACAC gTGTGTGACTGGCTGTACCCCCTAACTCCAGACACCCCAGTGCTACTGTCTACCTCTGGGATCTTTATGTTTCCTGACACCATGGCAGGGATACCTGGGTCCTACGTAGGGGTGGTGCTGTCCTCAGAACTGCCTGCAGCAGACAGACATGCCTTTCAGGACCTCCTCTCACAACTCACTGAGCTACGGGTACAG GCTCCAGAGGAGGGGGCAGGGTCAGAGATCATGAACCTGAGTGAGAAGGTTCCCATTGATCCCCCTGTGGAGGGGGCGGGAGCAGGGACAGGGGAGGAAGAACTCCCCCTACCTGAATGGAGCGAGAAGATGTCCCAAGGCATCCTGGCAG GTGCATGGTggctgagtaaagggtttgtgcGTGGAGCGGAGGCCACAGGTAAGGCCATCCAGAAAGGAGCGTCTAAGCTGAGAGAACACATCACCCCAGAGAATGTCCCGGCTGAGGTCAGCCCTGGTGTTACCAAGGGCCTGCACCATGCAAAACAGGCCACCGGGGGCGCTGTTCGCGTCAGTCAGTTCCTGG TTGACGGAGTGTGTACCGTAGTAGGCTGTGTGGGGGAGAAGCTGGCTCCTCATGTAAAGAAACATGGCAGTAAACTGATCCCTGAGTCCATGAAGAACACTAAAGATGGCCGCTCCAACCTGGATGGAGCTATGGTGGTGGCAGTCAGCAGCATGaagg GTCTCTCCGCTATGTGGACTGGTTTGGAAACTGGAGCTAAGAACATCGGCAAGAGTGTCACCTCTGAGACGGTCATGACCGTGAAGCATAA GTACGGCGACGACGTGAGCAAAGCCACAGACACGGGCATCCAATCAGTGATCAACGTGGGCGTGGCCGCGTTCAACGTGGACAACTTGGGTATCAAGGGTGTCCTGAAGACCGCCGGAAAACAGTCGGCTAAAGCTGTAGTCAAAGAGCGAAACAATACCACGCAGGACACAGTCGGAGACCACAACCACACTGTCAACGGAGGACCAGCGGAGAAAGAGATGTGGGAGAGGAAGAAGGATGAGGAAGAGAAGAAATAG